One genomic segment of Ipomoea triloba cultivar NCNSP0323 chromosome 9, ASM357664v1 includes these proteins:
- the LOC116028616 gene encoding heat stress transcription factor A-7b-like → MEAPFVRKTYDMVNNPETDSIVSWNSDGSRLVVWDVHKFAAEILPTFFRHSNPSSFFCQLNSYGFRKADWDRWEFQHQWFQRGKKTWLNKIKRRTTRSSQRAPIPLQDQQQQKHQSPHDEETSGEKAEEEIKEMLDEQNGMKMEIKHLQENLVILAKKLASIREADTPDVKGRKLFLLMAQDFLESTKGKIPVEEESPNAIQENKESNDVLARSESHKRLEKLVEEGEDIMIGIEYLLEGPADWEDYVKKLEEKGAGLKSRP, encoded by the exons ATGGAGGCGCCATTTGTGAGGAAGACTTATGACATGGTGAATAACCCCGAGACAGACTCCATTGTTTCCTGGAACTCGGATGGATCTCGCCTTGTCGTTTGGGATGTTCATAAGTTTGCTGCAGAAATCCTGCCCACCTTCTTTCGCCACAGCAATCCCTCGAGCTTTTTCTGCCAACTCAACTCATAC GGCTTCAGGAAAGCGGATTGGGACAGATGGGAGTTCCAGCACCAATGGTTTCAGAGAGGGAAGAAGACTTGGCTCAATAAAATCAAGAGAAGAACTACCAGAAGTTCACAACGGGCACCAATCCCATTGCAGGATCAGCAGCAGCAGAAGCATCAATCCCCACACGACGAAGAAACGAGTGGAGAGAAAGCAGAAGAGGAAATCAAAGAAATGTTGGACGAGCAAAACGGTATGAAAATGGAAATCAAACATCTCCAAGAAAACCTAGTAATTCTGGCAAAGAAGTTAGCCTCCATCAGAGAAGCAGACACCCCAGATGTAAAGGGAAGAAAGCTGTTTCTGCTCATGGCACAAGATTTTCTTGAAAGTACAAAGGGCAAAATCCCAGTAGAAGAAGAATCACCAAATGCTATTCAGGAGAACAAGGAAAGCAACGATGTTTTAGCCCGAAGTGAAAGCCATAAAAGATTGGAGAAGTTGGTGGAGGAAGGGGAAGACATTATGATCGGAATCGAGTATTTGCTGGAAGGGCCAGCTGATTGGGAGGATTATGTGAAGAAACTTGAGGAGAAAGGAGCTGGTCTTAAAAGCAGGCCATGA
- the LOC116028614 gene encoding heat stress transcription factor A-7a-like encodes MANMGGGSALWEGGISGGGRGEGDGVWPSSKNKVRGLHGSSPPPFLIKTYEMVDDPLTNYIISWSHSGDSFIVWNHLILASDILPRFFRHSNFSSFIYQLNNYGFRKIGLQRWEYENVWFQAGKKHLLMNIKSRHHKLRKMAQRGSLECQYEMKEELEILRDDQNMITAEMQKLKQMQEDMQSQMCAFKNHVRMVETKSREELTVLAKAMNKVMMKEVLKYVRERKEQKLDLQGSGEMSKSGEGKDEIIEVDTSESSKSSGAETGKDKEEEEQQKEEVKLDDLMISKMLMDEAEDVIAKTTSLEEEEVVVVNLEL; translated from the exons ATGGCCAACAtgggtggtggttctgctctctGGGAAGGCGGAATTAGTGGTGGTGGTCGTGGTGAAGGTGATGGCGTTTGGCCGTCTTCGAAGAATAAGGTGAGAGGACTGCATGGCTCGAGCCCGCCGCCTTTCTTGATCAAGACATATGAAATGGTGGATGATCCTCTCACAAACTACATAATTTCTTGGAGCCATTCTGGGGACAGCTTCATTGTTTGGAATCATCTCATTCTTGCTTCAGATATTCTCCCAAGATTCTTCAGGCACAGCAATTTTTCCAGCTTCATTTACCAGCTCAACAACTAT GGATTTAGGAAGATTGGGTTGCAGAGATGGGAGTACGAGAATGTCTGGTTTCAAGCTGGGAAGAAGCATCTGCTGATGAACATCAAGAGCCGGCATCATAAATTAAGAAAGATGGCTCAAAGAGGCTCCCTGGAATGCCAATATGAGATGAAGGAAGAACTGGAGATCTTGAGAGATGACCAAAATATGATCACTGCTGAAATGCAGAAGCTTAAACAGATGCAAGAGGACATGCAGAGCCAAATGTGTGCCTTCAAGAACCATGTGAGAATGGTGGAGACTAAGTCCAGAGAAGAGCTTACAGTGCTGGCAAAAGCCATGAACAAAGTGATGATGAAGGAGGTGCTTAAGTATGTCAGGGAGAGAAAGGAGCAAAAATTGGATTTGCAGGGAAGTGGTGAAATGTCGAAAAGTGGGGAGGGAAAAGACGAGATCATCGAAGTGGATACGTCTGAGAGTTCAAAGAGCTCTGGTGCTGAAACCGGGAAGGACAAAGAGGAGGAGGAACAGCAGAAGGAAGAAGTGAAATTGGATGATCTAATGATCTCCAAGATGCTAATGGATGAAGCAGAAGATGTGATTGCCAAGACTACAAGTTTGGAGGAAGAGGAAGTGGTGGTGGTTAATCTTGAACTCTAG